Proteins from a genomic interval of Halomonas alkaliantarctica:
- a CDS encoding ABC transporter substrate-binding protein → MKSKSNSQPVLHFKKAMLLPAVLGAALSLGATANAQDVLKAGGTPSGIPFTFLDIQTNEITGAMVDLVNALGEDMGYEVTIQESQFNALIPSLTAGHIDIISAAMLKTEERAKQIAFSDDVYPYGEGVVTRQDYDGEINTLEDLSGEVIGAQVGTTYVEQLNNMGIFPEIRNYNSLADMMRDISLGRIVAGVGDAPIMGYHLSQDRFPELQLADNYEQQMVGHIGFAVDQENTELLEQVNTSLARLKENGTLDAIFEEWGL, encoded by the coding sequence ATGAAATCTAAATCTAACAGCCAACCTGTTCTTCACTTTAAAAAAGCGATGCTATTACCGGCAGTACTGGGCGCAGCCTTATCGCTCGGCGCCACCGCCAACGCGCAAGACGTACTGAAAGCCGGCGGAACGCCAAGCGGAATTCCGTTTACGTTTCTGGACATTCAAACCAATGAGATCACCGGTGCGATGGTCGATCTGGTCAATGCATTGGGCGAAGATATGGGCTATGAGGTCACTATTCAGGAGTCCCAGTTCAACGCATTAATACCCTCGCTGACCGCTGGGCATATCGACATTATTTCCGCCGCGATGCTGAAAACCGAAGAGCGCGCCAAACAGATCGCGTTCAGCGATGATGTCTACCCCTACGGTGAAGGCGTCGTTACCCGTCAAGACTACGATGGCGAGATCAACACACTGGAAGATCTCTCTGGCGAAGTGATTGGCGCCCAGGTAGGCACCACTTATGTGGAACAGCTCAACAACATGGGCATTTTTCCTGAAATCCGAAATTACAACTCACTGGCAGACATGATGCGCGACATCTCGTTAGGCCGCATTGTGGCAGGTGTCGGTGACGCCCCCATCATGGGTTATCACCTCAGCCAAGACCGCTTTCCAGAACTTCAGCTAGCCGACAACTACGAGCAACAGATGGTGGGTCATATTGGCTTTGCAGTTGACCAGGAAAACACCGAACTGCTGGAACAAGTGAACACCTCGCTTGCTCGCCTGAAAGAAAATGGCACCCTCGATGCCATCTTCGAAGAGTGGGGCTTATAA
- a CDS encoding amino acid ABC transporter permease, translated as MEFSDITAFLPILLKGALITVQITIGALLLSTLLGLLLALMKLSPVRALSLVAGTFINVVRGLPIIVQLFYIYFVLPELGIQLSAFQASIIGLGVAYSAYQAENFRAGIEAIEAGQIEAARSIGMKSKLIMRRVVLPQAIRIALPPYGNTAVMILKDSSLASTITVAEMTRAGQLIAASTFQNTTVYTLVALLYLCLSLPLIFGVNRLERYFGKAAKGGKS; from the coding sequence ATGGAGTTTTCGGACATCACCGCCTTTCTACCCATTTTATTAAAAGGTGCTCTGATTACAGTGCAGATCACCATTGGCGCCTTACTACTAAGCACTCTACTCGGCCTGCTACTCGCCCTGATGAAGCTCTCTCCCGTACGCGCACTGTCGCTTGTGGCAGGCACCTTCATCAATGTGGTACGCGGCCTACCGATTATTGTTCAACTGTTTTATATCTACTTCGTACTCCCCGAACTCGGCATACAGCTTAGTGCCTTCCAGGCAAGTATTATCGGGCTCGGCGTCGCCTACAGCGCCTATCAAGCGGAAAATTTCCGCGCCGGTATAGAAGCGATTGAAGCGGGCCAGATCGAAGCCGCCAGATCCATCGGCATGAAAAGCAAACTCATCATGCGCCGCGTCGTACTTCCCCAGGCTATCCGTATTGCGCTCCCTCCCTATGGCAATACGGCCGTCATGATTCTGAAAGACTCATCACTCGCCTCCACCATAACCGTGGCCGAAATGACCCGGGCTGGGCAGTTAATCGCCGCCTCCACCTTTCAGAATACTACCGTCTATACCCTGGTTGCCCTGCTCTATCTCTGCCTTAGCCTACCGCTGATTTTTGGCGTTAACCGCCTAGAGCGCTATTTCGGAAAGGCAGCGAAAGGAGGCAAATCATGA
- a CDS encoding amino acid ABC transporter ATP-binding protein, whose translation MININAIHKSFGDVEVLKGVSLTVAKGEVVCLIGPSGSGKSTVLRCINGLESYDQGTITINDRQVDVASKDINDLRTQVGMVFQRFNLFPHRTVVENVMEGPIFVKNEPRDIAHANAAALLEKVGLGDKVDAYPQQLSGGQQQRVAIARALAMQPEAILFDEPTSALDPELVGDVLTVMRDLANEGMTMVVVTHEMSFAKEVADRVCFLYGGQIVESGDAHTLLTQPSHERTQDFLRRVLNH comes from the coding sequence ATGATCAATATCAACGCTATTCATAAATCCTTTGGCGACGTAGAAGTACTCAAAGGAGTCAGCCTAACGGTCGCCAAGGGTGAAGTGGTTTGTCTGATTGGCCCCTCAGGCTCTGGCAAGTCGACCGTGCTTCGCTGCATAAATGGTCTGGAGTCTTATGACCAAGGCACCATTACGATCAATGACCGCCAAGTCGATGTGGCCAGCAAAGACATTAACGACCTACGAACTCAAGTCGGCATGGTATTCCAGCGCTTCAACCTATTCCCCCACCGCACGGTGGTCGAAAACGTCATGGAAGGCCCAATCTTCGTCAAAAACGAACCCCGCGATATCGCCCATGCCAATGCGGCCGCCTTACTGGAGAAAGTCGGGCTGGGCGATAAAGTCGATGCCTACCCGCAGCAGCTATCCGGCGGTCAGCAGCAGCGTGTTGCTATTGCCCGCGCTCTGGCCATGCAACCGGAAGCCATTCTGTTCGATGAGCCCACCTCCGCTCTCGACCCCGAACTTGTGGGCGATGTGCTTACCGTTATGCGCGACCTGGCCAACGAAGGCATGACCATGGTGGTCGTCACCCATGAAATGAGCTTTGCCAAAGAAGTCGCTGACCGCGTCTGCTTTCTGTATGGCGGGCAGATTGTCGAATCAGGCGATGCCCACACGCTGCTTACCCAGCCTTCCCACGAACGCACCCAGGATTTTCTGCGCCGCGTGCTAAATCATTAA
- a CDS encoding NAD(P)/FAD-dependent oxidoreductase gives MAITSHMPPSLWADTAPAGSEYPTLQGAHCSDVVIIGGGFTGLSAALALANRGISVTLLEAESIGWGASGRNGGQVIPGLKYDPDELITRYGEERGQRMIALSARNADVVFELIKQHNIDCDAQQRGWIQPAATHASLKAIEFRARQWQSRGVDIVWLDQQQCAERLGTSEYLGGWIDPRAGGLNPLAYARGLAQAAHDSGATLHEQTRVISMTRAEGRWRVMAEGGAEIQAERVLLCTNGYSDALQPKLASSLIAANSYQIATRPLSAEEGGHILPGGEVASDARKLLLYFRRDRAGRLLMGGRGSFNDPRKPSDFRHLENAIIKLYPQLKDVEIDFRWSGRIAITQDSLPHVHEPQQGLTVALGYNGRGVAMGTHLGKLIGEHLGEPTLEEVLPFPLTPIKPIPLHGLQRLYVETVVNYYRARDWLER, from the coding sequence ATGGCAATCACATCTCATATGCCCCCCTCACTATGGGCTGACACCGCCCCCGCGGGCAGCGAATACCCAACGCTGCAGGGCGCCCATTGCAGCGATGTGGTGATTATCGGCGGCGGTTTTACCGGCCTTTCCGCCGCCTTGGCACTCGCCAACCGCGGTATAAGCGTCACCTTATTGGAAGCCGAAAGTATCGGCTGGGGCGCGTCTGGCCGTAACGGCGGCCAAGTCATCCCCGGCCTCAAATACGACCCGGATGAACTCATCACACGCTATGGCGAAGAGCGCGGCCAACGCATGATAGCGCTCTCAGCCCGCAATGCCGATGTGGTATTTGAGCTTATAAAGCAGCACAACATTGACTGCGACGCGCAGCAACGCGGCTGGATTCAACCCGCCGCTACCCATGCCAGCCTGAAAGCGATTGAATTCCGAGCCCGCCAATGGCAGTCGCGCGGCGTAGATATCGTCTGGCTAGATCAGCAGCAATGTGCCGAGCGTCTTGGCACTTCAGAGTATCTTGGCGGCTGGATAGACCCCAGGGCCGGCGGGCTGAATCCGCTCGCCTACGCCCGCGGGCTGGCACAGGCAGCGCACGATAGCGGAGCAACGCTGCATGAACAAACCCGCGTAATCTCAATGACCCGCGCCGAAGGGCGCTGGCGCGTAATGGCGGAAGGCGGGGCAGAAATTCAGGCGGAACGCGTACTGCTCTGCACCAACGGTTACAGCGACGCCCTGCAGCCCAAACTTGCCAGCAGCCTGATAGCCGCTAATAGCTATCAGATTGCCACCCGTCCCCTCTCGGCAGAGGAAGGCGGCCATATTTTACCCGGTGGCGAGGTGGCGTCAGATGCCCGTAAGCTGTTGCTCTATTTTCGCCGCGATAGGGCTGGGCGCCTTCTTATGGGGGGGCGCGGTTCCTTCAACGACCCACGTAAACCCAGCGACTTTCGGCACCTCGAAAACGCCATCATCAAACTCTACCCCCAGCTAAAGGACGTTGAGATCGATTTTCGCTGGTCAGGACGCATCGCCATCACCCAGGATTCACTTCCCCACGTACACGAGCCGCAGCAAGGACTCACCGTGGCGCTAGGCTATAATGGCCGTGGTGTGGCTATGGGTACACACCTCGGCAAGCTGATTGGCGAACATCTGGGAGAGCCTACGTTAGAGGAAGTACTTCCCTTTCCACTCACCCCCATCAAGCCGATTCCGCTGCACGGCCTACAAAGGCTGTATGTTGAAACGGTGGTCAACTACTATCGGGCCAGGGATTGGCTGGAGCGCTAA
- a CDS encoding IclR family transcriptional regulator produces the protein MKHANESRSPQFNQSLEKAFAVLELFDAQHSELSLSEIAKFSALSMGSVQRITYTLEQLGYLAKAPASRKYRLGIRLMTLSANYLEADLLVDCANPYLSELSNSCLETVSLTEPYGLDMIYMARFTSRHYIPIHMPVGSSVPMYCSASGRAFLSALDDSRVQEYLTACELKAHTPNTITDISALTDLIRECRTRGIAWNDAEYFLGDINIAAPISNAAGLPVAAVHITTPSSRWNLERALEQLAPSLMECARAITKAARMRS, from the coding sequence ATGAAGCACGCCAACGAATCACGCTCGCCGCAGTTCAATCAATCGCTGGAAAAAGCGTTTGCTGTGCTTGAGTTGTTTGATGCTCAGCACAGCGAACTCAGTCTGTCGGAAATCGCCAAGTTTTCAGCGCTAAGCATGGGCTCGGTGCAGCGCATCACCTACACGCTCGAACAACTTGGCTATTTGGCCAAAGCGCCAGCCAGTCGCAAATACCGGCTCGGTATCCGCCTGATGACCCTCTCCGCCAACTATCTAGAAGCCGACTTGCTGGTCGACTGCGCCAACCCCTACCTATCGGAATTGAGCAACAGCTGCCTGGAAACCGTTTCACTAACCGAACCCTACGGGCTAGATATGATCTACATGGCCCGTTTTACCAGCCGCCACTACATTCCCATTCATATGCCGGTGGGCAGTAGCGTACCGATGTATTGTTCCGCATCTGGCAGAGCGTTTTTATCGGCGCTGGACGACTCCCGCGTTCAGGAGTACTTAACCGCCTGTGAGTTAAAGGCCCATACACCAAATACGATTACCGATATAAGCGCCCTAACCGACTTGATCCGAGAGTGTCGTACACGTGGCATCGCCTGGAACGATGCTGAATACTTCCTGGGGGATATCAACATTGCTGCACCGATAAGCAATGCCGCAGGTTTACCGGTAGCCGCTGTGCACATCACAACCCCCAGCAGCCGCTGGAACCTTGAGCGAGCACTGGAACAGCTTGCCCCCTCTTTAATGGAGTGTGCTCGCGCGATCACAAAGGCCGCCCGTATGCGTAGTTAA
- a CDS encoding NAD-dependent succinate-semialdehyde dehydrogenase — MSNSIKTINPTNGETLETYALMSSAEAKQVVDACYEAFLDWRLESLESRAKTVKAIGQAMQTHKEELADLMVKEMGKLPSQARQEVDLCTGICDYTAEHGPKKLADEERQPGNGERGFVTYSPMGVIYGIQPWNFPAYQVVRYSIANIMAGNGVLLKHAENVTGSGLLLEKIYREAGLPENVFRTLVISHDVSDEVIAHSAVRGVTLTGSDGAGRKVAGKAAEHLKKTVLELGSNDAYLVLDDADMDVAIDTCVQGRVYNGGQTCVAAKRFVVTEKNYETFKKRYVERMQSLKAGDPTQEDSDLGPMARVDLRDGLHDQVEESVRKGAKILCGGEKPSGKGAFYPVTVLDNVTPGQPAYDDELFGPVAALIRAKDDEDAMRIANDSRYGLGGGIISKDVKRATELASKYFDTGMVFINGFGVATPEMPFGGVKNSGYGREHGGFGMHEFVNAKSVIVVQE; from the coding sequence ATGAGCAACAGCATCAAAACGATTAATCCCACTAATGGTGAAACCCTCGAAACCTATGCGCTAATGAGCAGCGCAGAAGCCAAGCAGGTAGTGGACGCCTGCTACGAGGCGTTTCTCGATTGGCGCCTAGAATCGCTGGAAAGCCGCGCTAAAACGGTCAAAGCGATTGGCCAAGCGATGCAAACGCATAAAGAAGAACTTGCCGACCTGATGGTCAAAGAGATGGGCAAACTGCCTTCTCAGGCCCGCCAGGAAGTCGACCTCTGTACCGGCATCTGTGACTATACCGCTGAACATGGCCCCAAAAAGCTAGCCGACGAAGAGCGCCAGCCTGGCAATGGCGAGCGCGGTTTTGTGACCTACTCACCGATGGGTGTGATCTACGGCATTCAGCCCTGGAACTTCCCCGCGTATCAGGTGGTACGCTACTCCATCGCCAATATTATGGCGGGTAACGGCGTGCTGCTAAAACACGCTGAAAACGTGACTGGCAGCGGCCTGCTGCTGGAAAAAATCTACCGCGAAGCGGGTCTTCCGGAAAACGTCTTCCGTACGCTGGTGATTTCTCATGATGTTTCTGATGAGGTGATTGCTCATTCTGCGGTACGTGGCGTCACCCTCACCGGTAGCGATGGTGCAGGTCGCAAAGTCGCTGGCAAAGCGGCCGAGCACCTTAAAAAGACGGTGCTTGAGCTGGGCTCTAACGATGCCTACCTTGTGCTCGATGACGCCGATATGGATGTCGCCATCGATACCTGCGTACAGGGGCGCGTCTACAACGGCGGTCAAACCTGCGTCGCGGCCAAGCGTTTTGTGGTCACTGAAAAGAACTACGAAACGTTTAAAAAGCGCTATGTAGAACGCATGCAGTCGCTTAAAGCGGGTGACCCGACCCAAGAAGACAGCGACCTGGGCCCCATGGCTCGCGTGGATCTGCGCGATGGTCTCCACGACCAAGTGGAAGAGAGCGTGCGCAAAGGCGCGAAGATCCTCTGCGGTGGCGAAAAGCCATCCGGTAAGGGCGCGTTTTACCCGGTCACCGTGCTGGACAACGTTACCCCCGGCCAGCCCGCTTACGACGACGAGCTGTTTGGCCCCGTCGCTGCGCTGATTCGTGCCAAAGATGACGAAGATGCCATGCGCATTGCTAACGACAGCCGTTACGGCCTGGGCGGCGGCATCATCTCTAAAGATGTGAAACGCGCTACCGAGCTTGCCAGCAAGTACTTTGACACCGGCATGGTGTTTATCAATGGCTTTGGCGTTGCTACCCCGGAAATGCCTTTCGGCGGGGTTAAAAACTCCGGCTACGGTCGCGAGCACGGCGGCTTCGGCATGCACGAGTTCGTCAATGCCAAGTCGGTGATTGTCGTTCAAGAGTAA
- a CDS encoding phosphatidylglycerophosphatase A family protein, which translates to MLDTVNFWLATGFGLGLAPMAPGTFGSLMGIPLAWWLLSRPIGQQGAIMAALLLLAVPVCHVAAWHYDGLDHGSIVADEYVAFPLAVIGLQAARHPLVMALAFGVYRFFDALKPPPIHLAENVNGGFGIVLDDVIAALVTWVVMAIGIKLWQRRSSRQQFNS; encoded by the coding sequence ATGCTGGATACGGTTAACTTTTGGCTAGCCACCGGCTTTGGGCTGGGGCTAGCGCCGATGGCACCGGGCACCTTTGGCTCACTGATGGGCATTCCCTTGGCGTGGTGGTTGTTAAGCCGGCCAATAGGTCAGCAAGGCGCTATCATGGCAGCTCTGCTGCTACTTGCAGTACCGGTTTGCCACGTCGCTGCCTGGCACTATGACGGTTTGGATCATGGCAGTATCGTTGCCGATGAATATGTGGCGTTTCCGTTGGCGGTAATCGGGTTGCAGGCAGCACGCCACCCGCTGGTTATGGCGCTGGCATTCGGTGTTTACCGCTTTTTCGATGCGCTGAAGCCGCCGCCGATTCATCTGGCAGAGAATGTTAACGGCGGCTTTGGCATTGTGTTAGACGATGTGATTGCGGCGCTGGTGACCTGGGTGGTAATGGCGATTGGGATAAAGCTATGGCAGCGTCGATCCTCCAGGCAACAGTTTAATTCGTAA
- a CDS encoding tellurite resistance TerB family protein, whose protein sequence is MNASKILQQLMQQAGGSQKGGSSSGVDVKGMLSGLSKQLGGGSSGQGSGSSSGFDVKSLLGGGAMGMLIGSKRGRSMGGKALKYGAIAGVGVLAWKAWQSSQAAKNDNGQPNTAQNATEGERVDALSGEYQERRSLELLQAMIMAARADGHIDEQEQALITEQIDALGADQEMHNWVEQQLKAPLDAQALAREADSPQAAREMYLISVAVTDDQNPMERAWLDQLGSALNLPKEMTAELERQAQQAG, encoded by the coding sequence ATGAACGCAAGCAAGATTTTACAGCAGCTGATGCAGCAAGCTGGCGGTAGCCAGAAGGGCGGCAGTAGCAGTGGTGTCGATGTTAAGGGCATGCTAAGCGGACTCTCTAAGCAGCTAGGCGGTGGCAGCAGCGGTCAAGGTAGCGGCTCCTCCAGTGGCTTTGATGTTAAAAGCCTGCTCGGCGGCGGTGCCATGGGTATGTTGATTGGCTCCAAGCGCGGCCGCAGCATGGGTGGTAAGGCACTGAAATATGGAGCCATTGCCGGTGTGGGTGTACTGGCGTGGAAAGCGTGGCAGAGCTCCCAGGCGGCGAAAAATGACAATGGGCAACCAAATACGGCCCAGAATGCGACAGAGGGCGAGCGGGTAGATGCGCTTAGTGGCGAGTATCAAGAGCGCCGCAGCCTTGAGTTACTGCAGGCAATGATTATGGCTGCCCGCGCCGATGGCCATATTGATGAGCAGGAGCAGGCATTGATTACCGAGCAGATTGACGCCCTGGGTGCCGACCAAGAGATGCATAACTGGGTGGAGCAGCAGCTAAAAGCACCGCTGGATGCCCAGGCGCTTGCCCGCGAAGCGGACTCCCCTCAAGCGGCCCGTGAAATGTACCTGATCAGCGTGGCCGTGACTGACGATCAAAACCCCATGGAGCGCGCTTGGCTTGATCAGTTGGGCAGTGCGCTTAACCTGCCTAAAGAGATGACCGCCGAACTTGAGCGCCAAGCGCAGCAGGCGGGTTAA
- a CDS encoding SMC family ATPase, giving the protein MTPLTLTIQAFGPFAGSETIDFTVLGRSPLFLINGPTGAGKSSILDALCFALYGQTTGNEREPAQMRCDQADAALLTEVTLDFRLRGEDYRVRRVPQQERPKARGEGTTTHNAEAQLWRLNADGAVETCLVARKVNDATAELQTLIGLDANQFRQVMVLPQGKFRELLIADSKDREKIFSQLFQTQIFQRIEERLRTQANQIERAVNDHRQHISGILAGGELESEASLGQELEALAPQVDQARQRFETAQQQRRSAEKQRDEALTLQRQFEARDTLAADKARHLEQHAHIENTQERLAQSTHAQALRPYKTALDQAQQALTTAQADQRQAETALATQRTNAEQAQQSLEVARQRQAELPTLRERHRQLGEFIRKGQQLSELQGRYQTVQAAWQQADVALKRDEAQLDSIRQQGEAIGVNLERLQTEYQQLASAPVELSRHHNLLTQRQELDELNRQGQELTKHQQQAADALNRQQNEAERAERHATEQEMRWHQGQAALLALTLEQDLPCPVCGSLEHPAPAANSADVVSQAQVEEARSTQEQARQACQSAERHHHQLEQQINYNAEQGQRLNQQLGEWAGQPLSELQNACEGLRRQVQRRESVEREISQQTAARDALRREWGALDKQLKAQRPEVEKAKEDALRLESQRDQMSQSLPEEARDPEAVRRTLGEFEHQIAQLEKAWESAQQALSTSQTQLARAEEQLRGANERIERSEQSLQQVQSEWQAALQASPFGDEAAFQAAQLDDIQRQDLTRQVEAYQRRLAELEGALENYQTQLADKTPPDLASLARITEVAQAEENIQLEAWRGLDGRLTTLHGIRQKLATTHTAQAELEAQYQLWGTLSEVANGRTGHRISLQRFVLGVLLDDVLIQASERLVRMSRGRYQLVRREDPSKGNKASGLELDVADTYTGKNRSVATLSGGESFMAALSLALGLSDVVQAYAGGIQLDTLFIDEGFGSLDQDALDQAIAMLSELQMGGRMIGVISHVSELKEQMPVRIDVLASRHGSSVKVKGALF; this is encoded by the coding sequence ATGACGCCGTTAACCCTCACCATTCAGGCGTTTGGGCCTTTTGCGGGCAGTGAGACCATCGATTTCACTGTGCTGGGCAGAAGCCCGCTGTTTCTGATTAATGGTCCCACTGGCGCCGGTAAAAGCTCGATTCTTGATGCCCTGTGTTTTGCGCTTTATGGCCAGACCACGGGAAATGAGCGTGAACCTGCGCAGATGCGCTGCGATCAGGCCGATGCCGCTTTGTTAACGGAGGTGACGCTCGATTTTCGCCTACGTGGTGAAGATTACCGGGTTCGCCGCGTACCCCAGCAGGAGCGCCCCAAAGCGCGCGGCGAAGGAACCACTACCCATAACGCTGAAGCCCAGCTTTGGCGCTTGAATGCGGATGGCGCGGTGGAGACCTGTCTGGTGGCCCGCAAGGTCAATGATGCCACCGCCGAGTTGCAAACCCTGATTGGTCTGGATGCTAACCAGTTTCGCCAGGTGATGGTGCTACCCCAGGGTAAGTTTCGCGAGTTACTGATAGCAGATTCAAAAGATCGCGAAAAAATCTTTTCTCAACTGTTTCAAACCCAGATTTTTCAGCGTATCGAAGAGCGCCTGCGCACCCAGGCCAATCAAATCGAGCGGGCAGTGAATGACCATCGCCAGCATATCAGTGGCATCCTCGCCGGGGGTGAGCTTGAGAGTGAAGCCTCGTTAGGGCAAGAGCTTGAAGCGCTGGCACCCCAGGTAGACCAAGCGCGGCAGCGCTTTGAAACCGCGCAGCAGCAGCGCCGTAGCGCCGAAAAACAGCGCGACGAGGCGCTGACCCTGCAGCGTCAATTTGAGGCCCGGGATACGCTCGCCGCGGATAAAGCCCGTCATCTTGAGCAGCACGCTCACATAGAAAACACTCAGGAGCGTTTAGCGCAAAGCACTCACGCCCAGGCGCTGCGCCCCTATAAAACTGCCCTAGACCAAGCACAGCAGGCGCTAACCACCGCCCAGGCCGATCAGCGGCAGGCGGAAACCGCATTAGCCACCCAACGCACTAACGCCGAACAGGCCCAGCAGTCGTTAGAAGTGGCACGCCAGCGTCAGGCAGAGCTCCCCACGCTGCGGGAACGGCATCGCCAGCTGGGTGAGTTTATCCGTAAAGGCCAGCAGCTAAGCGAGCTGCAGGGGCGTTATCAAACGGTGCAGGCCGCCTGGCAACAAGCCGATGTGGCACTCAAGCGCGATGAGGCGCAGCTAGATAGCATTCGTCAGCAGGGCGAAGCGATCGGCGTTAATCTGGAGCGTTTACAAACAGAGTATCAGCAGCTGGCCAGCGCCCCCGTTGAGCTAAGTCGCCATCACAACCTGCTGACCCAGCGCCAAGAGCTGGATGAACTCAACCGGCAGGGGCAGGAGTTAACCAAGCATCAGCAGCAGGCGGCTGATGCACTCAACCGCCAGCAAAACGAAGCAGAACGGGCGGAACGCCACGCCACTGAGCAGGAGATGCGTTGGCACCAGGGGCAGGCCGCGCTGTTAGCGCTTACCCTTGAACAGGATCTCCCTTGCCCGGTATGCGGCAGCCTGGAGCATCCAGCCCCAGCAGCCAACAGTGCAGACGTGGTCAGCCAGGCGCAGGTTGAAGAAGCTAGATCAACGCAAGAGCAAGCTCGCCAGGCATGCCAGAGCGCCGAACGCCATCACCATCAGCTTGAGCAGCAGATTAACTACAACGCAGAGCAGGGCCAGCGGCTTAATCAGCAGTTGGGCGAGTGGGCTGGCCAGCCACTGAGTGAGCTGCAAAATGCCTGCGAAGGCTTGCGCCGCCAAGTTCAGCGCAGAGAAAGCGTAGAGCGTGAGATTAGCCAGCAAACTGCCGCTCGGGATGCGCTGCGCCGCGAGTGGGGCGCGCTGGATAAGCAGCTTAAAGCCCAGCGGCCCGAGGTTGAAAAGGCCAAAGAGGACGCGCTGCGCCTAGAGAGTCAGCGTGACCAGATGAGTCAATCGCTGCCGGAAGAAGCCCGCGATCCTGAGGCAGTGCGCCGAACTCTCGGTGAGTTTGAACACCAGATCGCCCAGCTTGAAAAAGCCTGGGAGAGCGCCCAGCAGGCACTCTCGACCAGCCAAACCCAGCTGGCGCGAGCGGAAGAGCAGCTACGCGGAGCGAACGAGCGAATCGAACGCAGCGAACAGTCGCTCCAGCAGGTCCAGTCAGAGTGGCAAGCCGCGTTGCAGGCCAGTCCCTTTGGTGATGAGGCGGCGTTTCAGGCTGCGCAGTTGGACGACATCCAGCGGCAAGATTTGACTCGCCAGGTAGAGGCGTACCAACGCCGCCTAGCCGAGCTTGAAGGCGCGCTGGAGAACTACCAAACCCAGCTTGCGGACAAAACGCCGCCGGATCTGGCCTCTCTAGCGAGGATAACCGAGGTCGCCCAGGCAGAGGAGAACATCCAGCTAGAGGCATGGCGGGGGCTGGATGGGCGGTTGACCACGCTACACGGTATTCGTCAAAAGCTTGCGACTACCCACACGGCGCAGGCAGAGCTCGAAGCCCAGTATCAGCTGTGGGGCACGCTAAGCGAAGTCGCTAATGGCCGTACCGGACATCGCATTAGTCTGCAGCGCTTTGTGCTGGGTGTGTTGCTGGATGACGTATTGATTCAAGCCTCTGAGCGTTTGGTGCGCATGAGCCGGGGACGTTATCAGTTGGTGCGGCGGGAAGATCCCTCCAAAGGGAACAAAGCGTCGGGATTGGAGCTTGATGTGGCCGACACCTACACTGGTAAGAACCGCTCGGTAGCCACGCTCTCCGGTGGGGAGTCGTTTATGGCTGCGCTCTCGCTGGCACTGGGACTCTCAGACGTGGTGCAGGCTTACGCTGGCGGTATTCAGCTGGATACGCTATTTATCGATGAAGGTTTCGGCAGCCTCGACCAGGATGCGCTGGATCAAGCCATCGCCATGCTCAGCGAACTGCAAATGGGCGGACGCATGATTGGGGTGATCTCCCATGTCAGCGAACTCAAAGAGCAAATGCCCGTCCGTATAGACGTTCTTGCCAGCCGTCACGGGAGCTCGGTGAAAGTAAAGGGCGCACTTTTTTAA